The window NNNNNNNNNNNNNNNNNNNNNNNNNNNNNNNNNNNNNNNNNNNNNNNNNNNNNNNNNNNNNNNNNNNNNNNNNNNNNNNNNNNNNNNNNNNNNNNNNNNNNNNNNNNNNNNNNNNNNNNNNNNNNNNNNNNNNNNNNNNNNNNNNNNNNNNNNNNNNNNNNNNNNNNNNNNNNNNNNNNNNNNNNNNNNNNNNNNNNNNNNNNNNNNNNNNNNNNNNNNNNNNNNNNNNNNNNNNNNNNNNNNNNNNNNNNNNNNNNNNNNNNNNNNNNNNNNNNNNNNNNNNNNNNNNNNNNNNNNNNNNNNNNNNNNNNNNNNNNNNNNNNNNNNNNNNNNNNNNNNNNNNNNNNNNNNNNNNNNNNNNNNNNNNNNNNNNNNNNNNCCAGATCCACTCGCCACTGGGAGCCCCGCCGTGGAACGCCCTAGGACGCTGGTGCCGCGCCTCGCCCCCGCCTCTGCTTCCCTGCCCCGGACCTTCCCGTCGCCGGTGCCTCACCCTACCTCTCCATCCCGTACCCCCCGCCGATGGTGCCCCGCTCGCCGTCGCCCCTGCCAACCACGCGAGCCGCCGCCGTTCCCCGCGAACCCCCAGGTGCCGCAGCCCCCGCCAACCACGCGAGTCGCCGCCCTCGCAACCCCAGGTGCCGCTaccgccgcgccgccgctgcctGCCTCCTCCCGCGACGCCGCTGCCGGCCCCTGCCACCACGTGCCACCACGGCCCCCGTCCGGCGCCGCAGCCCCATCACCGGTTATCCCCACATCTCCTCTGCCAACTCTGGTACGTCTTCTTTCCTCACCTCAAGATCATCCTCAATGGAGATCCCTGTCCCTGCTCCCCAACCTGGTCTGGGTTCTTCTGCCGCCATCGCCTCCGCATCACAGCTCCGCCAGGCACCTCAAGT is drawn from Triticum dicoccoides isolate Atlit2015 ecotype Zavitan chromosome 4A, WEW_v2.0, whole genome shotgun sequence and contains these coding sequences:
- the LOC119290047 gene encoding serine/arginine repetitive matrix protein 1-like, which gives rise to MVPRSPSPLPTTRAAAVPREPPGAAAPANHASRRPRNPRCRYRRAAAACLLPRRRCRPLPPRATTAPVRRRSPITGYPHISSANSGGIQMFNSARCGMLQSCCGDHG